The Spirochaetota bacterium nucleotide sequence TGGGTACAGAGCGGACTCAGACGATATCCCGTTTCACTGCGGCGGCCGTTGCAACGGCATTGTCAGCAGCGATATCGTTCGCTGACGGGACCACCCCCGATATACCGGGGCCGGCAAGCGAAGTGTATGAACTTTCCGTGAACGGTACGCCGGTGAAAGTCGTCTCCTTCAAGGATATTCATTACGCACAATGCACGGCAGTGAAGGACGCCGCTGTCGAGGTGCGCGTCAAGCGAGGCGGCGTTTCTTCCGCACGCGTCCAGCCGTCCGCTTTCGGCATCAAACCGTCAATAGAAAGCTCCACGGTTCGTTTCACTGTTCCCCGCCCGATGCAGATAGTCGTGCAGATCGATTTCCTTGAAAAGCTTTTTCTCTTTATTGAACCGCCATCGGAAACGCCCCCCACCGGTGCAGTGAACGCCCTGTCAGCAGGCGCTGTCGCTGACGGCGTTACCGATAATACCGCAGCGCTGCAGTCCGCTATCGATGCCCTCCCTGCCGGCGGGACCATCCTCATCCCCGCAGGTCATTTCCGATCCGGGTCGCTTCGCCTCAAGTCCGAGATGACGCTGTTCCTCGCATCGGGCGCACTGCTCCAGGCTATCGACGATATCACGAAGATACTGCCGGTGCCGGGCGGAAAAATCCAGATCGCTTTTCTTGCCGCCGACGGTGTTACGAACCTCACGATCGCCGGTCACGGCACCATCGATGCGAACGGTTATATCATCCGTAAAGCGTTCGAAAAAGCGGAGAACGTGAAGAAGAAAGCGGGCCGCATCCTTATAGTGAAGAACGGGAAGAATGTCGCCATTCGCGGCGTGACCGTCCGCGATTCATACTCATGGAA carries:
- a CDS encoding glycosyl hydrolase family 28 protein translates to MGTERTQTISRFTAAAVATALSAAISFADGTTPDIPGPASEVYELSVNGTPVKVVSFKDIHYAQCTAVKDAAVEVRVKRGGVSSARVQPSAFGIKPSIESSTVRFTVPRPMQIVVQIDFLEKLFLFIEPPSETPPTGAVNALSAGAVADGVTDNTAALQSAIDALPAGGTILIPAGHFRSGSLRLKSEMTLFLASGALLQAIDDITKILPVPGGKIQIAFLAADGVTNLTIAGHGTIDANGYIIRKAFEKAENVKKKAGRILIVKNGKNVAIRGVTVRDSYSWNIHCMFIDGLTIRGVKILSDVRLSNHDGFDIESSSNVLVENSFAFTEDDGITPKARVGWNIIENHTYRNMVIWAHKANAIRVGTESACTTMRNFIFENIYILNGADAIRMDTTEGAVYDNFTFRNIWIEDLLQYYDERYERNKERKPIDPSRVFYFWVSRTKDAKSGEYSPLGRIKNIRFENITISDDRILSRIDVSEAVTKFALESGATPLIENITFSNIVRGAKPISSPDEIGFSAPLEKYGKLVANIIVTK